A genomic stretch from Leptodactylus fuscus isolate aLepFus1 chromosome 10, aLepFus1.hap2, whole genome shotgun sequence includes:
- the LOC142219367 gene encoding uncharacterized protein LOC142219367, with protein sequence MATNYMSSPALHLRLKVHKGLKPHSCPHCRRCYTRRSYLLQHQRIHTGERPYSCSECGKCFTKKSILAQHQRIHTGEKMVSCPECGKCFYNKSNLADHQRTHTGEKPFSCAECGKSFAHKSNLSRHERSHTGEKPFPCAECGKCFTKRYLLVKHQICHTGEGQFSCPECAKCFSTKSSLVEHERSHTGEKPFSCAECGKCFANKSNRNRHERSHKGDKPFPCLECGKCFTKRSGLEQHQRSHTGEKPFACSECAKCFSNKLSLVEHQRIHTGEKPYSCADCGECFTKKAKLLIHRRSHTGERPFLCLQCGKCFSKKSNLDKHQRSHLEQKLFSCLDCELYFTQKAELAKHWRIHTGERPFTCSICGKNFTRKSVLLHHQQGHTGERPFTCSVCGKCFTHKSYLVQHQRTHTGEKPYACSECGKCFSKSSGLLRHREIHAGGKLFECSVCGKCLTQKSGLVRHQRIHTGEKPFACSECGKSFTQKSGLNTGDRTHTGVKPFPCSECGKCFTQKSVLVQHQRIHTGEKPYLCSECGKCFSIKSSLAEHQKIHTGEKPFLCLDCGKCFSKKSDLVKHQRFHTGEKPYSCPECGRCFANKSNLSAHERSHTGERPFPCLECGKCFTKKSILVKHQTSHTEGRQFSCSECGSIFTQKAEFVQHQRTHTGQRLFICTECGKQFTRKSVLVQHQRIHTGEKPFSCSVCGKCFGQKSDLGDHERIHTGEKPFSCLECGKCFTKKSSLAQHQRTHTGEKPYSCSVCGNCFSQKSYLIRHERTHTGEKPYSCSECGRGFTQKAGLIAHVRVHTGEKTFTHEPGLIIQIEEKPFLDHAVGDADPVLYPPHIFNNTD encoded by the exons ATGGCCACCAACTATATGTCTTCACCTGCTCTTCACCTCCGCCTGAAGGTCCACAAAGGCTTGAAGCCGCACTCGTGTCCCCACTGTCGTAGATGCTATACTCGGAGGTCATATCTCCtccaacatcagagaattcacacaggggagcggCCGTATTCCTGCtctgaatgtggaaaatgttttaccaaGAAATCCATTCTCGCAcagcatcagagaattcacacgggggagaagatGGTCTCCtgtccagaatgtggaaaatgtttttacAACAAATCCAATCTCGCTGACCATCAGAGAacccacacgggggagaagccattctcatgtgcGGAGTGTGGGAAGAGTTTTGCGCACAAATCAAATCTTAGTAGACATGAGCGAAGTCACACGGGGGAGAAACCGTTCCCGTGcgcggaatgtgggaaatgttttacgaaGAGATATCTTCTCGTTAAGCATCAGATCTGTCACACGGGGGAGGGGCagttttcatgtccagaatgtgccAAATGTTTTTCTACTAAATCAAGCCTTGTTGAACACGAGAGaagccacacaggggagaagccattttcttgcgcagaatgtggcaaatgtttcgcCAACAAATCCAATCGGAATAGACATGAAAGGAGTCACAAAGGAGACAAGCCGTTTCCATGTCTGGAATGTGGCAAGTGTTTTACCAAGAGATCGGGTCTCGAGCAACATCAGAGAagccacacgggagagaagccattcgCATGTTCAGAATGTGCCAAATGTTTTTCCAACAAGTtaagtcttgttgaacatcagagaattcacacaggggagaagccatattcatgtgccgATTGTGGGGAATGTTTTACGAAAAAAGCTAAATTGCTTATACATCGGAGAAGCCACACGGGGGAGAGGCCATTTTTATGTTtgcaatgtggaaaatgtttttccaAAAAATCAAATCTTGAtaaacatcagagaagtcacTTAGAGCAAAAACTGTTCtcttgtttagattgtgagctgtaTTTCACACAGAAAGCAGAGCTGGCCAAACATTGGAGAATTCACACGGGCGAGAGGCCATTTACGTGTTCAATATGTGGGAAAAACTTTACCCGTAAATCGGTACTCCTTCATCATCAACAgggtcacacaggagagaggccgtTTACATGTTCggtatgtgggaaatgctttacccATAAGTCCTATCTTGTTcagcatcagagaactcacacaggggagaagccatatgcatgttcagaatgcgggaaatgtttcTCCAAGAGCTCAGGTCTTCTAAGACATCGGGAAATTCACGCGGGAGGGAAACTTTTTGAATGCTCGGTATGTGGCAAATGTTTAACCCAGAAATCGGGACTTgtgagacatcagagaattcacacaggggagaagccctttgcgtgttcagaatgtggcaaaagtTTTACGCAGAAATCGGGACTG aatacaggggacag AACCCACACGGGGGTGAAGCCATttccatgctcagaatgtgggaaatgttttacccagaaatcaGTTCTAGTTcagcatcagagaattcacacgggagagaagccatatttatgttcTGAATGTGGCAAATGCTTCTCCATCAAGTCAAGCCTGGCTGAACATCAGAAAATCCACACGGGGGAAAAACCCTTTCTTTGTTtggattgtgggaaatgtttctcCAAGAAATCCGATCTTGTCAAACATCAGAGgtttcacacgggggagaagccatattcatgtccggaGTGTGGGCGATGTTTTGCCAACAAGTCCAATCTTTCGGCACACGAGAGAAGCCACACGGGGGAGAGGCCGTTCCCATGCTtggaatgtgggaagtgttttacaAAGAAGTCAATCCTTGTTAAGCATCAGACATCACACACGGAAGGAAGGCAATTCTCTTGTTCTGAATGCGGGTCCATCTTTACCCAGAAAGCAGAGTTTGTTcagcatcagagaactcacacggggCAGAGACTGTTCATATGTACAGAATGTGGAAAGCAGTTCACTCGGAAATCAGTTCTTGTTcagcatcagagaattcacaccggGGAGAAGCCCTTCTCATGTTCtgtatgtgggaaatgttttggacAAAAATCAGACCTTGGTGACCACGAGCGAATCCACACGGGCGAGAAGCCGTTTTCTTGTTTGGAGTGCGGAAAATGTTTTACTAAGAAATCGAGTTTGGCtcaacatcagagaactcacacgggagagaagccatattcatgctcagttTGTGGCAATTGTTTTAGCCAGAAATCCTATCTTATTagacatgagagaactcacacgggggagaagccatattcatgttcagaatgtggcagagGATTTACCCAGAAGGCCGGGCTCATTGCACACGTAagggttcacacaggggagaagaccTTTACCCACGAGCCGGGTCTGATCATTCAGATAGAGGAGAAGCCGTTTTTGGATCACGCCGTAGGTGACGCCGATCCAGTCTTATACCCGCCTCACATCTTCAACAATACGGACTAA